In Halanaeroarchaeum sp. HSR-CO, one DNA window encodes the following:
- a CDS encoding ubiquitin-like small modifier protein 1 codes for MNVELRLFANFRETVGQKTIDREFADDATIETVLNGLMDEFPDFDGAFIQDGEILPQVNVLKNGREVHHLEGLDTDVADGDKISIFPPVAGG; via the coding sequence ATGAACGTTGAACTCCGTCTGTTCGCGAACTTTCGGGAGACGGTCGGCCAGAAGACCATCGACCGCGAATTCGCGGACGATGCGACCATCGAGACCGTCCTGAATGGACTGATGGACGAGTTTCCCGATTTCGACGGGGCGTTCATCCAGGACGGAGAGATTTTGCCCCAGGTGAACGTCCTCAAGAACGGCCGCGAGGTCCACCACCTCGAGGGGCTCGACACCGACGTCGCGGACGGCGACAAGATCTCCATCTTCCCACCGGTCGCGGGTGGATAG